A genomic segment from Janthinobacterium sp. 64 encodes:
- a CDS encoding TetR/AcrR family transcriptional regulator: MRKGELTRAAILDVALDLSSRDGLEGLTIGLLADKMNMSKSGVFAHFGSREDLQMEVLKLYHYRFEQEVFFPSMKEPRGIQRLQSMFARWVKRVSVEIASGCIYISGAVEYDDRPGPIRDSLVAMVRAWQGALLRSVEQSIATGDLKADTDAQQLVYEMYGLILALHHDARFLRVPGSIERAQAGFIRLLASYQNSVTSK, encoded by the coding sequence ATGCGCAAGGGCGAACTGACCCGTGCAGCCATCCTCGACGTGGCGCTGGACTTGTCCAGCCGCGACGGCCTGGAAGGCCTGACCATAGGGCTGCTTGCGGACAAAATGAACATGAGCAAGTCGGGCGTGTTTGCCCACTTTGGCTCGCGCGAAGACTTGCAGATGGAAGTGCTGAAGCTCTACCACTATCGTTTCGAGCAAGAAGTCTTTTTCCCCAGCATGAAAGAGCCACGCGGCATCCAGCGCCTGCAATCGATGTTTGCGCGCTGGGTCAAGCGGGTCAGTGTGGAGATCGCTTCCGGCTGCATCTATATCAGCGGCGCCGTCGAGTATGACGACCGTCCGGGCCCCATCCGCGACTCCCTGGTGGCCATGGTACGGGCCTGGCAAGGCGCGCTGCTGCGCAGTGTCGAGCAATCGATCGCCACGGGCGATCTGAAAGCGGACACGGACGCCCAGCAGCTGGTGTACGAGATGTATGGCCTGATCCTGGCCCTGCATCACGATGCGCGCTTCCTGCGCGTGCCAGGCAGCATCGAACGGGCGCAAGCGGGCTTTATCCGCCTGCTGGCGTCGTACCAGAATTCCGTCACAAGCAAATAA
- a CDS encoding FmdB family zinc ribbon protein — MPIYAYRCDECGFAKDVLQKISDPVLTVCLSCGKPSFKKQLTAAGFQLKGTGWYATDFRGGTAPTTAIPTGPADGAKPAPAADSTPAPASAPAAAAPKAD, encoded by the coding sequence ATGCCGATTTATGCTTACCGTTGTGACGAGTGTGGTTTTGCCAAGGACGTCTTGCAAAAGATCTCCGATCCAGTACTGACGGTGTGCCTGTCGTGCGGCAAACCCAGTTTCAAGAAACAATTGACGGCCGCCGGTTTCCAATTGAAGGGCACCGGCTGGTACGCGACCGATTTCCGCGGCGGCACGGCGCCCACCACGGCCATCCCGACGGGCCCGGCTGATGGCGCCAAGCCCGCCCCAGCCGCCGACAGCACGCCTGCGCCTGCGTCCGCACCGGCTGCCGCTGCGCCGAAAGCGGACTGA
- the nudB gene encoding dihydroneopterin triphosphate diphosphatase produces the protein MTHKIPVSVLVVIHTADLDVLLIERAGQPGFWQSVTGSIDAVDEPLLQTAARELCEETGIVADGRDIVLRDWNLSNVYEIYPIWRHRYAPGVTRNTEHVFSVQVPRDTLITLSPREHLQYAWLPYLAAADRCFSSSNAEAILQLPAMTGLARPT, from the coding sequence ATGACTCATAAAATCCCTGTTTCCGTGCTGGTCGTCATTCATACGGCTGACCTTGACGTCTTGCTCATCGAACGCGCGGGCCAGCCCGGTTTCTGGCAATCGGTGACGGGTTCCATCGATGCCGTCGACGAGCCGCTGCTGCAGACGGCCGCGCGCGAATTGTGCGAGGAAACCGGCATCGTTGCCGATGGGCGCGACATCGTGCTGCGCGACTGGAACTTGTCGAATGTGTACGAGATCTATCCGATCTGGCGCCACCGCTATGCGCCCGGCGTGACGCGCAACACGGAACACGTGTTCAGCGTGCAAGTGCCGCGCGATACGCTGATTACGCTGAGTCCCCGCGAACACTTGCAATACGCGTGGCTGCCGTATCTGGCGGCGGCTGACCGTTGTTTCTCGTCGTCCAACGCGGAAGCGATTTTGCAATTGCCGGCCATGACGGGCCTGGCGCGTCCCACCTGA
- the clsB gene encoding cardiolipin synthase ClsB — translation MRTVNFIADNDIKLLYCGTDYFPALVQAIDGARSEVYFETYIFADDATGTLVLDALKRAAARGVLVCMITDWFGTGNRRVNAMHAQLEAAGVHHRIFNPWFRRGITRTHRKICVADGEIALVGGININDDMFCDYDHNISLEAPRWDFAVQVKGPLVDAIHEEVQAQWARLGKMNLVRRIKLYRKMRVVSKELAKNPVVAGFVVRDNLRNRRTIQRAYLQALGQARKSVMLANPYFAPGHKLRHALAQAAQRGVDVVLLIGVGEFRMQDAVAHSFYPKLLAAGVKIVEYRKTQLHAKVAVVDDDWATVGSSNIDALSLFLNQEANVVIKDVAFAQSLRQHIEQGVADGIVIHQDDFKHIGRVRRIGYEAAFLVYRLVMRIFSVGKYA, via the coding sequence ATGCGCACAGTCAATTTTATCGCCGACAACGACATCAAGCTGCTGTATTGCGGCACCGATTACTTTCCCGCATTGGTCCAGGCCATCGATGGCGCCCGTTCGGAAGTGTATTTCGAAACGTATATCTTTGCCGACGACGCCACGGGCACCCTGGTGCTCGATGCCCTGAAACGTGCCGCCGCGCGCGGCGTGCTGGTGTGCATGATCACGGACTGGTTCGGCACGGGCAACCGCCGGGTCAACGCCATGCATGCGCAGCTGGAAGCGGCCGGCGTGCACCACCGCATTTTTAATCCCTGGTTCCGGCGCGGCATCACGCGCACGCACCGCAAGATTTGCGTCGCCGATGGAGAAATTGCCCTGGTGGGCGGTATCAATATCAATGACGACATGTTTTGCGACTATGACCACAACATCAGCCTGGAAGCGCCGCGCTGGGATTTCGCCGTGCAGGTGAAGGGCCCGCTGGTCGACGCCATCCATGAGGAAGTGCAGGCGCAATGGGCGCGGTTGGGCAAGATGAATTTGGTGCGGCGTATCAAGCTGTACCGCAAGATGCGCGTGGTCAGCAAGGAGCTGGCGAAGAACCCCGTCGTGGCCGGTTTTGTCGTGCGCGACAACCTGCGCAACCGCCGCACCATCCAGCGCGCCTACCTGCAGGCGCTGGGCCAGGCGCGCAAAAGCGTGATGCTGGCCAACCCGTATTTCGCGCCGGGGCACAAGCTGCGCCACGCGCTGGCCCAGGCGGCCCAGCGGGGCGTCGACGTGGTGCTGTTGATCGGCGTGGGCGAGTTTCGCATGCAAGATGCCGTGGCGCACTCGTTTTATCCGAAACTGCTGGCTGCCGGCGTGAAAATCGTCGAATACCGCAAGACGCAGCTGCACGCCAAGGTGGCCGTCGTCGACGATGACTGGGCGACGGTCGGTTCGAGCAATATTGACGCGCTGAGCCTGTTCCTGAACCAGGAAGCGAACGTGGTCATCAAGGACGTGGCCTTCGCGCAAAGCCTGCGCCAGCACATCGAGCAGGGCGTGGCCGACGGCATCGTGATTCACCAGGATGATTTCAAGCACATCGGCCGTGTCCGGCGCATCGGCTACGAAGCCGCCTTCCTCGTGTACCGGCTGGTGATGCGCATTTTTTCAGTAGGCAAGTACGCATGA
- a CDS encoding ubiquinone biosynthesis accessory factor UbiJ, translated as MAPLSDLSLMTPVIATINHLLAQEPWARQQLAVHAGKLACIDTGAVALRLRVDSAGILEAAPADMPANVTIRVKLSDVPLILQNRERAFSYVKIEGDAEFANAISQLSKGLRWEAEHDLEKVVGPMLATRLVSGAKDAAAFVRTGQQKLAENVAEYFLDEQPMLIRPATLQEYSAGVTRVRDDVERLAKRLARLEKAAAAVQPQSSSPDLST; from the coding sequence ATGGCACCACTTTCCGACCTTTCCCTGATGACGCCCGTCATCGCGACCATTAACCACTTGCTGGCGCAAGAGCCGTGGGCGCGCCAGCAGTTGGCCGTGCACGCCGGCAAGCTGGCCTGCATCGATACGGGCGCCGTGGCCTTGCGCCTGCGCGTCGACAGCGCCGGCATCCTCGAGGCGGCGCCGGCCGACATGCCGGCCAACGTCACCATCCGCGTAAAATTGTCCGATGTGCCACTGATCCTGCAAAACCGCGAGCGGGCGTTTTCCTACGTCAAGATCGAAGGCGATGCCGAGTTTGCCAATGCGATTTCGCAATTGAGCAAGGGCTTGCGCTGGGAAGCCGAGCACGACCTGGAAAAGGTCGTCGGTCCCATGCTAGCCACGCGCCTTGTTTCCGGTGCGAAAGATGCCGCCGCCTTTGTGCGCACGGGCCAGCAAAAGCTGGCGGAAAACGTGGCCGAATATTTTCTTGACGAACAGCCGATGCTGATCCGTCCTGCTACCCTGCAAGAGTATTCCGCTGGCGTGACGCGCGTGCGCGATGACGTCGAACGCCTGGCCAAGCGCCTTGCCCGGCTGGAAAAGGCGGCCGCTGCCGTCCAGCCGCAGTCCTCCTCACCGGATTTGTCTACATGA
- a CDS encoding endonuclease/exonuclease/phosphatase family protein → MKIRVATYNIHKGVSSVRGLPRVHALKQAIALFHADVVFLQEVQGKHDRNAARYGAENNGHKHWPEASQHEFFAGAEHHSAYGMNAVYDHGHHGNALLSKFPIASQTNHDVSDHAYEQRGILHCVLKTPQADVHCYVVHLGLFESGRGRQTQALIDAVMESAPHGEPVIIAGDFNDWRNTLSDKLRNALGVVEVFDQRASNSALGDLVRTLARRQTKTPVPVPARTFPAALPWFRLDRIYVRGFHVEGAQVMHGTLWAKLSDHAPIVAALKLA, encoded by the coding sequence ATGAAAATCCGCGTAGCAACTTATAATATACACAAGGGTGTCTCCTCCGTGCGAGGCTTGCCCAGGGTCCATGCATTGAAGCAGGCGATTGCCCTGTTCCATGCCGATGTCGTCTTTTTGCAGGAAGTGCAAGGCAAGCATGACCGCAATGCGGCCCGCTATGGCGCCGAGAACAACGGCCACAAGCATTGGCCGGAAGCGTCGCAGCATGAATTCTTTGCCGGCGCCGAACACCATTCCGCGTATGGCATGAATGCCGTGTATGACCATGGCCACCATGGCAACGCCTTGCTGAGCAAGTTTCCCATCGCCTCGCAAACCAACCACGACGTGTCCGACCATGCCTATGAACAGCGCGGCATCCTGCATTGCGTGCTCAAGACGCCGCAGGCCGACGTGCATTGCTATGTGGTGCACCTGGGCCTGTTCGAATCGGGACGGGGCCGCCAGACGCAGGCGCTGATCGACGCCGTCATGGAGTCGGCGCCGCATGGCGAGCCCGTCATCATCGCGGGCGACTTCAACGACTGGCGCAACACGCTCAGCGACAAGCTGCGCAATGCGCTCGGGGTGGTCGAGGTATTCGACCAGCGCGCGTCGAACTCGGCCTTGGGCGACCTGGTGCGCACCCTGGCGCGGCGCCAGACGAAAACGCCCGTGCCCGTGCCGGCGCGCACCTTTCCCGCCGCTTTGCCATGGTTCCGTCTGGATCGCATCTATGTGCGCGGTTTCCACGTGGAAGGCGCGCAAGTGATGCATGGCACCTTGTGGGCGAAACTGTCGGACCACGCGCCGATCGTTGCTGCCTTGAAACTCGCGTAG
- a CDS encoding RNA-binding S4 domain-containing protein — MNEMTTVRLDKWLWAARFFKTRSLASEAVDTGKVKVGGERVKPARSLRVGDELAIDNGAETWEVAVLGLSDKRGAASVARLLYAETPASIARREQLAEERKLFREPGTTIKGRPTKRDRRQLSKAGGLD; from the coding sequence ATGAACGAGATGACAACGGTAAGGCTGGACAAATGGCTGTGGGCGGCGCGCTTCTTCAAGACGCGCTCGCTGGCCAGCGAGGCCGTCGACACGGGTAAAGTCAAAGTGGGCGGCGAGCGCGTGAAACCGGCGCGCAGCTTGCGCGTGGGCGACGAGCTGGCCATCGACAATGGCGCGGAAACGTGGGAAGTGGCCGTGCTGGGCCTGTCCGACAAGCGCGGCGCGGCAAGCGTGGCGCGCCTGCTGTATGCCGAAACACCGGCCAGCATCGCCCGCCGCGAGCAACTGGCCGAGGAGCGCAAGCTGTTCCGCGAGCCGGGCACCACCATCAAGGGGCGGCCGACCAAGCGCGACCGCCGTCAATTGAGCAAGGCAGGCGGCCTCGACTGA
- the ubiB gene encoding ubiquinone biosynthesis regulatory protein kinase UbiB — MILKFLRLFKIIRVSIKYGLDEIAISGLQVPRTAKLINTVIFWRDLSSPRGLRLRLALEELGPIFVKFGQVLSTRRDLMPLDIAEELARLQDRVPPFDSDLAIAQITKSLGAHPDQLFARFEREPVASASIAQVHFATLKDGREVAVKVLRPGMKKLIDEDVALMHIAADWTSRLWADSKRLKPKEVVGEFDKYLHDELDLMREAANASQLRRNFANSDLLLVPEMHWDYCSSSVIVMERMVGIPVSQIDRLVAAGVDLRKLSSDGVEIFFTQVFRDGFFHADMHPGNILVSIAPESFGRYIALDFGIVGTLNDYDKDYLSQNFLAFFRRDYKRVAEAHIESGWAPKDTRVDELEAAVRACCEPIFDRPLKDISFGQVLLRLFQTSRRFNVEVQPQLVLLQKTLLNIEGLGRQLDPELDLWQTAKPYLEKWMSNQVGPQGFMERLRAEAPRYAHIFPQLPRLLHQALTVQGEPRENDVELMKTLLAEQRQTNRLLSFIVYFVGAFALGALGLQVFIRWHQLPF, encoded by the coding sequence ATGATATTGAAATTTCTGCGCCTGTTTAAAATCATCCGTGTTTCCATCAAGTACGGTCTGGATGAAATAGCGATTTCTGGTCTGCAAGTTCCCCGCACCGCCAAATTGATCAACACCGTAATTTTCTGGCGCGACCTGTCGTCGCCACGGGGCTTGCGCCTGCGCCTGGCGCTGGAAGAGCTGGGTCCGATTTTCGTGAAATTCGGCCAGGTGCTGTCGACCCGGCGCGACCTGATGCCGCTCGACATCGCCGAAGAACTGGCGCGCTTGCAAGACCGGGTGCCGCCTTTCGATTCCGACCTGGCCATCGCGCAAATCACCAAATCGCTGGGTGCGCACCCGGATCAATTGTTTGCCCGCTTCGAGCGCGAGCCGGTGGCGTCCGCCTCGATTGCCCAGGTGCACTTCGCTACCTTGAAAGATGGCCGTGAAGTGGCCGTGAAGGTCTTGCGTCCAGGCATGAAAAAGCTGATCGACGAAGACGTGGCCCTGATGCACATCGCGGCCGACTGGACCAGCCGCCTGTGGGCCGACAGCAAGCGCTTGAAACCGAAAGAGGTGGTGGGCGAGTTCGACAAATATCTGCACGACGAGCTGGACCTGATGCGCGAAGCGGCCAACGCCAGCCAGCTGCGCCGCAACTTCGCCAATTCGGACTTGCTGCTGGTGCCGGAAATGCACTGGGATTATTGCTCCAGCAGCGTCATCGTCATGGAGCGCATGGTGGGTATTCCCGTGTCGCAGATCGACCGCCTGGTGGCGGCCGGCGTGGATTTGCGCAAGCTCTCCAGCGATGGCGTGGAGATTTTCTTCACGCAAGTATTCCGCGACGGCTTTTTCCATGCGGATATGCATCCGGGGAATATTCTCGTGTCGATCGCGCCCGAATCGTTCGGCCGCTACATCGCGCTGGACTTTGGCATCGTGGGAACGTTGAACGACTACGACAAGGATTATCTGTCGCAAAACTTCCTCGCTTTCTTCCGCCGCGACTACAAGCGCGTGGCCGAGGCACATATCGAATCGGGCTGGGCGCCGAAAGACACGCGCGTCGATGAGCTGGAAGCGGCCGTGCGCGCCTGTTGCGAACCGATCTTCGACCGTCCGCTGAAAGATATCTCGTTCGGCCAGGTCTTGCTGCGGCTGTTCCAGACCTCGCGCCGCTTCAACGTGGAAGTGCAGCCGCAGCTGGTGCTGCTGCAAAAGACCCTGCTCAATATCGAAGGCCTGGGCCGCCAGCTCGATCCGGAACTGGACCTGTGGCAAACGGCCAAGCCGTATCTGGAAAAATGGATGAGCAACCAGGTGGGTCCGCAAGGCTTCATGGAGCGCCTGCGCGCCGAGGCGCCCCGTTATGCACACATCTTCCCGCAACTGCCGCGCTTGCTGCACCAGGCCTTGACGGTGCAAGGAGAACCGCGTGAAAACGATGTGGAACTGATGAAAACCTTGCTGGCAGAGCAACGCCAGACGAACCGCTTGCTGAGCTTTATCGTGTACTTCGTGGGCGCTTTCGCCCTTGGTGCGCTGGGCTTGCAAGTGTTCATACGCTGGCATCAACTGCCATTTTAA
- a CDS encoding methyltransferase — MADFNTRDPLSPAFWDERFEKQFTPWDHGGVPSRLRSFVAGSPAPLRCLIPGCGSAYELVFMLDHGWDATAIDFSPAAVAAARAQLGERAGRVVEADFFAWQPEAPLDLIYERAFLCAMPRAMWPQVAARWAQLLAPGAMLAGYFFFDDNAKGPPFGISREKLQELLAPHFDCLVDEAVDDSIAVFAGKERWMRWRRRAD; from the coding sequence ATGGCTGACTTCAATACCCGCGATCCGCTCTCGCCCGCCTTCTGGGACGAGCGTTTCGAGAAGCAATTTACACCCTGGGACCACGGCGGCGTGCCGTCGCGGCTGCGCAGCTTCGTTGCCGGCAGTCCGGCGCCGCTGCGCTGCCTGATTCCCGGCTGCGGTTCCGCGTATGAACTGGTTTTCATGCTCGATCACGGCTGGGATGCCACGGCCATCGACTTTTCGCCGGCCGCCGTGGCCGCCGCGCGCGCCCAGCTGGGCGAGCGGGCAGGGCGGGTGGTGGAGGCGGATTTCTTTGCCTGGCAGCCCGAGGCGCCGCTGGACCTGATCTATGAACGGGCGTTTCTGTGCGCCATGCCGCGCGCCATGTGGCCGCAAGTGGCGGCCCGCTGGGCGCAGCTGCTGGCGCCCGGTGCCATGCTGGCCGGCTACTTTTTCTTTGACGACAATGCCAAGGGACCGCCATTTGGTATTTCTCGTGAGAAACTACAGGAATTGCTGGCGCCGCATTTCGACTGCCTTGTCGATGAAGCCGTCGATGATTCCATCGCCGTCTTTGCCGGCAAGGAACGCTGGATGCGCTGGCGCCGCCGGGCAGACTGA
- a CDS encoding DUF502 domain-containing protein, whose protein sequence is MRKYFITGLLILVPLAITAWVLNLVISTMDQSLLLVPGSKLPSVWFGRQVPALSTIPGLGTVLTVLIVFFTGLLTNNLVGNYVVKLWEKLLQRIPIVNSLYSSVKQVSDTLFSPSGNAFRKAVLVPYPHQNSWTIAFLTGVPGGDAANHLVGDFVSVYVPTTPNPTSGFFLMMKRSDVVELDMSVDAALKYIVSMGVVAPAEVVAVPAPVPVPATKE, encoded by the coding sequence ATGCGTAAATACTTTATTACCGGACTACTGATTTTGGTGCCCCTGGCCATTACGGCCTGGGTCTTGAATCTGGTCATCAGCACGATGGATCAGTCGCTGTTGCTGGTGCCCGGCAGTAAGCTGCCCAGCGTCTGGTTCGGCCGCCAGGTGCCCGCGCTCAGTACCATTCCCGGCCTGGGCACGGTATTGACGGTACTGATCGTGTTCTTCACGGGCTTGCTGACGAATAACCTGGTCGGCAATTACGTGGTGAAACTGTGGGAAAAATTGCTGCAACGCATACCCATCGTCAATTCCCTGTATTCGAGCGTCAAGCAAGTGTCCGATACCTTGTTTTCCCCGTCGGGCAATGCCTTCCGCAAGGCCGTGCTGGTGCCGTATCCGCACCAGAACTCCTGGACCATCGCTTTCCTGACGGGCGTGCCGGGCGGCGATGCGGCGAACCACCTGGTGGGCGACTTTGTCAGCGTGTATGTGCCGACGACGCCGAACCCGACATCGGGCTTTTTCCTGATGATGAAGCGCAGCGATGTCGTCGAACTCGACATGAGCGTCGATGCGGCGCTCAAATATATCGTCTCGATGGGCGTGGTGGCGCCTGCGGAAGTTGTTGCTGTACCGGCCCCGGTCCCGGTACCGGCAACCAAAGAATAA
- the aspS gene encoding aspartate--tRNA ligase, with translation MRTEYCGLVTEAMLGQTVSLCGWVHRRRDHGSLIFIDLRDREGLVQIVCNPEQAEMFKVAEAVRNEFCLRVTGVVTNRIDGTINNNLKSGKIEVVCSELEVLNPSVPVPFQLDDDNLSETTRLTHRVLDLRRPQMQNNLRLRYKVTMEVRKYLDALGFIDIETPMLTKSTPEGARDYLVPSRVNAGSFFALPQSPQLFKQLLMVANFDRYYQITKCFRDEDLRADRQPEFTQIDCETSFLTEQEIRDLFEDMIRVVFKNTLNIDLPNPFPVMDFAEAMGLYGSDKPDMRVKLAFTDLTEVMKSVEFKVFNGAANMKGGRVVALRVPQGGSMPRSEIDAYTQFVAIYGAKGLAYIKVNEKAKGPEGLQSPIVKFLPADVLATILEQTGAQDGDLIFFGADKAKVVNDAIGALRVKIGHSEFGKKAGLFEDVWKPLWVVDFPMFEHDEEADRWTATHHPFTAPKDGHEDMLESDPGACIAKAYDMVLNGWELGGGSIRIHREEVQSKVFRALKIDAEEAQLKFGFLLDALQYGAPPHGGLAFGLDRIVTMMTGSESIRDVIAFPKTQRAQDLLTHAPSEVDEKQLRELHIRLRSAEPKVV, from the coding sequence ATGCGTACTGAATACTGCGGCCTCGTTACCGAAGCCATGCTGGGACAAACCGTCAGCCTGTGCGGCTGGGTACATCGCCGCCGCGACCACGGCAGCCTGATTTTCATCGACTTGCGCGACCGTGAAGGCCTGGTGCAAATCGTTTGCAACCCGGAACAAGCGGAGATGTTCAAGGTCGCCGAAGCCGTGCGCAACGAATTCTGCCTGCGCGTGACGGGCGTCGTGACCAACCGTATCGACGGCACGATCAACAACAACCTGAAGTCCGGCAAGATCGAAGTGGTCTGCTCGGAGCTGGAAGTGCTGAACCCGTCCGTGCCCGTGCCGTTCCAGCTGGACGACGACAACCTGTCGGAAACGACGCGCCTGACGCACCGCGTGCTGGACCTGCGCCGCCCGCAAATGCAAAACAACCTGCGCCTGCGCTACAAGGTGACGATGGAAGTGCGCAAGTACCTCGACGCGCTGGGCTTCATCGACATCGAAACGCCGATGCTGACCAAGTCGACGCCAGAAGGCGCGCGCGACTACCTGGTGCCGTCGCGCGTGAACGCGGGCAGCTTCTTCGCCTTGCCGCAATCGCCACAGTTGTTCAAGCAGCTGTTGATGGTCGCTAACTTCGACCGTTACTACCAGATCACCAAATGCTTCCGCGACGAAGACTTGCGCGCTGACCGCCAGCCTGAATTCACGCAGATCGATTGCGAAACCTCGTTCCTGACGGAACAGGAAATCCGCGACCTGTTCGAAGACATGATACGCGTCGTCTTCAAGAACACCCTGAACATCGACCTGCCGAACCCGTTCCCGGTGATGGATTTCGCCGAAGCGATGGGCCTGTACGGTTCCGACAAGCCGGACATGCGCGTCAAGCTGGCCTTCACGGACTTGACGGAAGTCATGAAATCGGTCGAGTTCAAGGTCTTCAACGGCGCCGCCAACATGAAAGGCGGCCGCGTGGTTGCCCTGCGCGTACCGCAAGGCGGCAGCATGCCCCGTTCGGAAATCGATGCCTACACGCAATTTGTTGCCATCTACGGCGCCAAGGGCCTCGCTTACATCAAGGTCAACGAGAAAGCCAAGGGTCCTGAAGGCTTGCAGTCGCCGATCGTCAAGTTCCTGCCTGCCGACGTGCTGGCCACGATCCTCGAGCAGACGGGTGCGCAAGACGGCGACCTGATCTTCTTCGGCGCGGACAAGGCCAAGGTCGTCAACGACGCCATCGGCGCGCTGCGCGTGAAAATCGGTCACAGCGAGTTCGGCAAGAAAGCCGGCCTGTTCGAAGACGTGTGGAAGCCATTGTGGGTGGTCGACTTCCCGATGTTCGAGCACGACGAAGAAGCGGACCGCTGGACGGCAACCCACCATCCATTCACGGCGCCAAAAGACGGCCATGAAGACATGCTGGAAAGCGATCCTGGTGCCTGCATCGCCAAGGCCTACGACATGGTCTTGAACGGCTGGGAACTGGGCGGCGGTTCGATCCGTATCCACCGCGAAGAAGTGCAGTCGAAAGTGTTCCGCGCGCTGAAGATCGATGCCGAAGAAGCGCAGCTGAAGTTCGGCTTCCTGCTCGACGCCCTGCAATACGGCGCGCCACCGCATGGCGGCCTGGCATTCGGCCTGGACCGTATCGTGACCATGATGACGGGTTCCGAATCGATCCGCGACGTGATCGCCTTCCCGAAAACCCAGCGTGCGCAAGACTTGCTGACGCATGCGCCGTCGGAAGTGGACGAGAAGCAACTGCGTGAACTGCACATCCGTTTGCGCAGCGCCGAGCCAAAAGTAGTGTAA